A genomic region of Rhipicephalus sanguineus isolate Rsan-2018 chromosome 1, BIME_Rsan_1.4, whole genome shotgun sequence contains the following coding sequences:
- the LOC119379516 gene encoding uncharacterized protein LOC119379516: protein MPRCFVTGCRSGYDSTRSADEKRHFFKPPTDDVRLQEWQRAIPRLDKELSRSCAVCDLHFQEDDIVKDYVHKVHGDVVVIPRGKWALKEDAVPRIFPNCPKYLSKPARKRKAPTVRTPTRPKRKKDKTDTDQEAATPDFGVPNDSSAGSENSVTLENNTQLFSELSDIAAAGQRIQGWSLEVVGTTIVLYKLAMREEIPEIDRAVVVSKRLTLSVSAKGQLVTSAVYSTGAGIELKSCDDLKCLLSRIERLNICEGCPAYNYPHVLSSSVAVKNGETWHRKSCTVLCLTAVCRECSSLSKLFSRRRKTSNSLQSKSTKVKSLRRRAIRATIQREKLKKEIATVKKQLKNVTEERMERALDILPAKQQLAFKNAFQVAKAKAKNGKRYTEEWLMTCLLLQISSPKAYKLLSDMHVLPLPTRARLRQIISGIPCRYGFNEVSLKSIQEHFQKKSHLQRCGVLLLDEVKLKQSVAFNKTSYKMDGFVDYGDVTNVTTDQLADHALVFMFVPLFESWVQPIASFATKGAAPGRILAQLLLSAVLQLHKHNASVLVVVSDGAGNNRSMWTNLGISGDMMSPCNSIEHPWGPSQKIFFICDVPHIVKCIRNHLKKHTYGMVRVNLCI from the coding sequence ATGCCTCGCTGCTTTGTGACTGGCTGCCGAAGCGGCTATGATTCAACGAGATCCGCGGACGAAAAAAGACATTTTTTCAAGCCGCCCACTGACGACGTGCGCCTTCAAGAGTGGCAACGCGCAATACCCAGATTAGACAAGGAGCTGTCACGCTCTTGTGCTGTTTGTGACCTGCACTTTCAGGAGGACGATATTGTGAAGGACTACGTGCACAAAGTTCATGGTGACGTTGTTGTCATACCACGTGGTAAGTGGGCTCTTAAGGAAGATGCTGTGCCGCGCATTTTTCCCAATTGCCCCAAGTACTTGTCGAAGCCAGCGCGAAAACGCAAGGCCCCAACAGTGCGTACACCTACTCGGCCTAAGCGCAAAAAAGATAAAACGGACACTGACCAAGAAGCTGCGACACCGGACTTCGGCGTCCCTAACGATAGCAGTGCTGGCAGTGAAAACAGTGTTACGCTAGAGAACAACACACAGCTCTTCAGCGAGTTGTCTGACATAGCAGCAGCAGGCCAACGGATCCAGGGTTGGTCGCTCGAGGTTGTTGGCACTACAATCGTGTTGTACAAGCTGGCAATGCGAGAAGAAATTCCAGAGATCGACAGGGCTGTGGTAGTGTCGAAACGCCTGACCTTGTCTGTCAGTGCCAAGGGGCAACTTGTTACATCAGCTGTGTATAGTACTGGTGCGGGAATTGAATTGAAATCGTGCGATGATTTAAAGTGCCTACTTTCACGCATTGAAAGGCTGAATATTTGTGAAGGTTGCCCTGCTTATAATTACCCGCACGTCTTGTCATCATCTGTGGCCGTTAAAAATGGGGAAACATGGCATCGCAAATCGTGCACAGTTCTATGTCTGACAGCAGTATGTCGGGAATGCAGCAGTCTGTCCaagttgttttcacggcggcgcAAGACAAGCAACAGCTTGCAATCTAAGAGTACCAAAGTGAAGTCTCTGCGTCGAAGGGCAATACGAGCGACGATTCagagagaaaagctgaagaaagaGATAGCCACCGTGAAAAAACAACTCAAGAATGTTACAGAGGAGAGGATGGAACGTGCACTTGACATTCTTCCAGCCAAACAGCAGCTGGCTTTCAAGAATGCTTTTCAGGTAGCAAAGGCAAAGGCAAAAAATGGGAAGCGATACACAGAAGAATGGCTGATGACATGCCTTCTGCTGCAGATTTCAAGTCCTAAAGCTTACAAGCTGTTATCTGATATGCATGTTTTGCCTCTTCCTACAAGAGCACGCCTTCGTCAGATTATTAGTGGCATTCCCTGCAGATATGGCTTTAATGAGGTATCGCTGAAGAGCATCCAAGAGCATTTTCAGAAGAAGAGCCATCTTCAAAGGTGCGGTGTTCTGTTGCTTGATGAGGTAAAGCTCAAGCAATCTGTTGCTTTCAACAAAACATCATATAAGATGGATGGCTTCGTTGACTATGGCGATGTGACAAATGTCACCACTGACCAACTCGCTGACCACGCACTCGTGTTCATGTTTGTTCCACTATTTGAGAGCTGGGTTCAACCCATAGCGTCTTTTGCCACAAAAGGTGCTGCACCTGGACGGATCCTTGCACAGCTCCTTTTGAGTGCCGTGTTGCAGCTTCACAAGCATAATGCTTCAGTGCTTGTGGTTGTAAGCGATGGAGCTGGTAATAACCGCTCAATGTGGACAAACCTGGGTATATCAGGAGACATGATGTCACCATGCAACAGCATCGAGCATCCTTGGGGACCCTCACAGAAGATCTTCTTTATCTGTGACGTCCCGCACATAGTCAAGTGCATCAGAAATCACCTGAAAAAGCACACCTATGGAATGGTAAGAGTAAATCTGTGCATTTAG